One stretch of Ailuropoda melanoleuca isolate Jingjing chromosome 20, ASM200744v2, whole genome shotgun sequence DNA includes these proteins:
- the METTL17 gene encoding methyltransferase-like protein 17, mitochondrial — protein MATARGLRHLLTSSRWRRRGGEAPQSRALAAVVPGVSQVDNNKDFLGKKPHRQHPGILRLPCVEVPEALAAAAQLLLLEYSMPNVEKKVQALTNYLWSRRLPVEPEELQRRAVHLEEKFLENPDLLQVEEKLREAVLRALRKTTYHWQELSYNESLSLVYMAARLDGGFAAVSRAFHEIRARVPEFQPQTLMDFGSGTGSVTWAAHSAWGQSLREYMCVDSSAAMLVLAEKLLKGGSESGEPYVPGVFFRQFLPVSPKVQFDVVVSAFSLSELPSKADRTELVHTLWRKTSHFLILVENGTKAGHCLLMDARDLVLKGKEKSPLDPRPGFVFAPCPHELPCPQLTASKPLACSFSQAYHCIPFSWNKKNQKEEKFSMVILARGSPEEADRWPRITQPVLKRPRHVHCHLCCPDGHMQHAVITARQHGRDLYRCARVSSWGDRLPVITPSESELPPSLAEDPPGK, from the exons ATGGCGACCGCGAGGGGACTGAGGCATCTGCTGACGTCTAGCAGGTGGCGCCGCCGCGGTGGAGAAGCTCCCCAGTCCCGC GCGCTCGCCGCCGTCGTGCCGGGCGTATCCCAGGTCGATAACAATAAAGATTTTCTGGGGAAGAAGCCCCATCGCCAGCACCCCGGCATCTTGCGGCTGCCATGCGTAGAGGTGCCGGAAGCGCTGGCTGCCGCTGCGCAGCTCCTGCTGCTCG AGTACTCGATGCCCAATGTGGAGAAGAAGGTGCAAGCGCTGACCAATTATCTGTGGAGCCGGCGTTTACCTGTAGAGCCGGAGGAGTTGCAAAGACGGGCTGTACATCTTGAGGAAAAATTCTTGGAAAACCCAG ACTTACTTCAGGTGGAGGAGAAACTTCGTGAAGCAGTGCTGCGAGCCCTACGCAAAACTACGTACCATTGGCAAGAACTGAG CTACAATGAGAGCCTGAGCCTCGTGTATATGGCAGCAAGACTGGATGGTGGCTTTGCAGCGGTCTCCAGGGCATTCCACGAG ATCCGGGCTCGAGTTCCAGAGTTCCAGCCCCAAACCTTAATGGACTTTGGCTCGGGTACTGGTTCTGTCACTTG GGCTGCTCATAGTGCTTGGGGCCAGAGCCTGcgtgaatatatgtgtgtggaCAGCTCAGCTGCTATGTTGGTTTTGGCAGAAAAGCTACTGAAAG GTGGTTCAGAATCTGGGGAGCCTTATGTTCCAGGTGTCTTCTTCAGACAGTTTCTACCTGTATCACCCAAG GTGCAGTTCGATGTGGTAGTGTCCGCCTTCTCCCTAAGCGAGCTTCCCAGCAAGGCCGACCGCACGGAGCTAGTCCACACCCTGTGGCGCAAGACAAGTCATTTTCTG ATATTGGTAGAGAATGGAACAAAAGCTGGGCACTGCCTTCTCATGGATGCCAGGGACTTGGTCCTCAAG GGAAAAGAGAAGTCACCTTTGGACCCTCGACCTGGCTTTGTCTTTGCCCCA TGTCCACATGAACTTCCTTGTCCCCAGTTGACCGCGTCTAAGCCCCTGGCCTGTAGCTTTTCTCAGGCTTACCACTGCATCCCCTTCAGCTGG AACAAGaagaatcaaaaagaagaaaagttctcGATGGTAATTCTTGCCCGGGGGTCTCCAGAGGAGGCTGACCGCTGGCCCCGTATCACTCAGCCTGTCCTTAAACGGCCACGCCATGTGCATTGTCACCTGTGCTGTCCCGATGGGCATATGCAGCATGCTGTGATCACAGCCCGCCAGCATGGCAG GGATTTGTATCGCTGTGCCCGTGTCAGCTCCTGGGGGGATCGTTTACCTGTGATCACGCCTTCAGAGTCCGAGCTTCCTCCATCCCTTGCTGAAGACCCCCCTGGGAAGTGA
- the SLC39A2 gene encoding zinc transporter ZIP2 isoform X2, which produces MEPLLGVKIGCLFALLVLTLACGLIPICFKWFQIDAATGRHRRILSLLGCVSAGVFLGAGLMHMTAEALEGIDSEIQKFKMQDRKGGKRF; this is translated from the exons ATGGAACCACTACTAGGAGTGAAAATTGGCTGCCTGTTTGCCCTGCTGGTTCTCACCCTGGCCTGTGGCCTTATTCCCATCTGCTTCAAGTGGTTCCAGATTGATGCCGCTACAG GTCGTCACCGCCGGATCCTCAGCCTCCTGGGCTGCGTCTCTGCTGGTGTTTTCCTGGGAGCCGGGCTCATGCACATGACCGCTGAAGCCCTGGAGGGAATCGACTCCGAGATCCAGAAGTTTAAGATGCAG GACAGAAAAGGAGGGAAACGCTTCTGA
- the SLC39A2 gene encoding zinc transporter ZIP2 isoform X1 — MEPLLGVKIGCLFALLVLTLACGLIPICFKWFQIDAATGRHRRILSLLGCVSAGVFLGAGLMHMTAEALEGIDSEIQKFKMQNRTEKEGNASDDSESAQMEYPYGELVISLGFFFVFFLESLALQCCPGAAGGTPVQEEWSGTHVLELHSHGPLPLPSKRPLRALVLLLSLSFHSVFEGLAVGLQPTVATAVQLCLAVLAHKGLVVFGVGLRLVQIGTGSRWATVSILSLALMSPMGLVLGLAVTQGDSKGGQGLAQAVLEGVAAGTFLYVTFLEILPRELAGPEAPLAKWGCVAAGFAFMAFIALWA; from the exons ATGGAACCACTACTAGGAGTGAAAATTGGCTGCCTGTTTGCCCTGCTGGTTCTCACCCTGGCCTGTGGCCTTATTCCCATCTGCTTCAAGTGGTTCCAGATTGATGCCGCTACAG GTCGTCACCGCCGGATCCTCAGCCTCCTGGGCTGCGTCTCTGCTGGTGTTTTCCTGGGAGCCGGGCTCATGCACATGACCGCTGAAGCCCTGGAGGGAATCGACTCCGAGATCCAGAAGTTTAAGATGCAG aACAGGACAGAAAAGGAGGGAAACGCTTCTGATGATTCTGAATCAGCTCAG ATGGAGTATCCCTACGGAGAGCTCGTCATCTCCCTGGgcttcttcttcgtcttcttttTGGAGTCGCTGGCGTTGCAGTGTTGTCCTGGTGCTGCTGGAGGAACCCCAGTGCAGGAGGAGTGGAGTGGGACCCATGTCCTTGAACTCCACAGCCATGGACCTCTACCCTTACCCTCAAAGCGTCCCCTTCGGGCCCTTGTCCTCTTGCTGTCACTCTCTTTTCACTCAGTGTTTGAAGGGCTGGCCGTGGGGCTGCAGCCAACAGTAGCAACTGCCGTGCAGCTCTGTCTTGCCGTGCTGGCTCACAAGGGGCTCGTAGTGTTTGGGGTAGGACTGCGGCTGGTACAGATAGGCACTGGATCACGATGGGCCACGGTGTCCATTCTGTCATTAGCTCTCATGTCCCCCATGGGCCTAGTCCTGGGGCTGGCTGTGACCCAAGGCGACTCTAAAGGGGGGCAGGGCTTAGCCCAGGCTGTGTTAGAAGGTGTGGCAGCTGGCACCTTTCTGTATGTCACCTTCCTAGAAATTCTTCCCCGGGAGCTAGCTGGCCCTGAGGCCCCTCTGGCCAAGTGGGGCTGTGTAGCTGCCGGTTTTGCCTTCATGGCCTTTATTGCCTTGTGGGCCTGA
- the NDRG2 gene encoding protein NDRG2 isoform X1, giving the protein MAELQEVQITEEKPLLPGQTPEAAKEAELAARILLDQGQTHSVETPYGSVTFTVYGTPKPKRPAILTYHDVGLNYKSCFQSLFQFGDMQEIIQNFVRVHVDAPGMEEGAPVFPLGYQYPSLDQLADMIPCILQYLNFSAIIGVGVGAGAYVLSRYALTHPDTVEGLVLINIDPNAKGWMDWAAHKLTGLTSSISEMILGHLFSQEELSGNSELIQKYRNIITHAPNLDNIELYWNSYNNRRDLNLERGGAVTLKCPVMLVVGDQAPHEDAVVECNSKLDPTQTSFLKMADSGGQPQLTQPGKLTEAFKYFLQGMGYMASSCMTRLSRSRTASLTSAASIDGNRSRSRTLSQSSESGTLPSGPPGHTMEVSC; this is encoded by the exons ATGGCGGAGCTGCAGGAGGTGCAGATCACCGAGGAGAAGCCGCTGTTGCCAGGGCAGACGCCCGAGGCGGCCAAG GAGGCTGAGTTAGCTGCCCGAATCCTCCTGGACCAGGGACAG ACTCACTCTGTGGAGACACCTTATGGCTCTGTCACTTTTACTGTCTATGGCACCCCCAAACCCAAACGCCCAGCGATACTCACCTACCACGATGTGGGACTCAACT ATAAATCTTGCTTCCAGTCGCTGTTTCAGTTCGGGGATATGCAGGAAATCATTCAGAACTTCGTGCGGGTTCATGTGGATGCCCCTGGAATGGAAGAGGGGGCTCCTGTGTTCCCTTTGGG atACCAGTACCCATCTCTGGACCAGCTTGCGGACATGATCCCTTGCATCCTGCAGTACTTAAA TTTCTCCGCAATAATTGGAGTTGGTGTTGGAGCTGGAGCCTACGTCCTGTCACGATATGCt CTTACCCACCCGGATACGGTCGAGGGTCTTGTCCTCATCAACATTGATCCCAACGCCAAGGGTTGGATGGATTGGGCAGCCCACAAG CTAACAGGCCTCACCTCTTCCATTTCGGAGATGATCCTTGGACATCTTTTCAGCCAG GAGGAGCTGTCTGGAAATTCTGAGTTGATACAAAAGTACAGGAATATCATTACACATGCACCCAACCTGGACAACATCGAACTGTACTGGAACAGCTACAACAA CCGCCGAGACCTGAACCTTGAGCGTGGAGGTGCTGTCACCCTCAA GTGCCCCGTGATGCTGGTGGTAGGAGATCAAGCACCCCATGAAGACGCAGTG GTGGAGTGTAACTCAAAGTTGGACCCCACCCAGACCTCTTTTCTCAAG ATGGCCGACTCTGGAGGTCAGCCCCAGCTGACTCAG CCAGGCAAGCTGACCGAGGCCTTCAAGTACTTCCTGCAAGGCATGGGCTACA TGGCCTCATCCTGCATGACTCGCCTGTCACGATCGCGCACAGCCTCCCTGACCAGTGCAGCGTCCATTGATGGCAACCGGTCCCGCTCTCGCACCCTGTCCCAGAGCAGCGAGTCTGGGACTCTCCCTTCAGGGCCCCCGGGGCATACCATGGAGGTCTCCTGTTGA
- the NDRG2 gene encoding protein NDRG2 isoform X3 produces the protein MAPPNPNAQRYSPTTMWDSTSLFQFGDMQEIIQNFVRVHVDAPGMEEGAPVFPLGYQYPSLDQLADMIPCILQYLNFSAIIGVGVGAGAYVLSRYALTHPDTVEGLVLINIDPNAKGWMDWAAHKLTGLTSSISEMILGHLFSQEELSGNSELIQKYRNIITHAPNLDNIELYWNSYNNRRDLNLERGGAVTLKCPVMLVVGDQAPHEDAVVECNSKLDPTQTSFLKMADSGGQPQLTQPGKLTEAFKYFLQGMGYMASSCMTRLSRSRTASLTSAASIDGNRSRSRTLSQSSESGTLPSGPPGHTMEVSC, from the exons ATGGCACCCCCAAACCCAAACGCCCAGCGATACTCACCTACCACGATGTGGGACTCAACT TCGCTGTTTCAGTTCGGGGATATGCAGGAAATCATTCAGAACTTCGTGCGGGTTCATGTGGATGCCCCTGGAATGGAAGAGGGGGCTCCTGTGTTCCCTTTGGG atACCAGTACCCATCTCTGGACCAGCTTGCGGACATGATCCCTTGCATCCTGCAGTACTTAAA TTTCTCCGCAATAATTGGAGTTGGTGTTGGAGCTGGAGCCTACGTCCTGTCACGATATGCt CTTACCCACCCGGATACGGTCGAGGGTCTTGTCCTCATCAACATTGATCCCAACGCCAAGGGTTGGATGGATTGGGCAGCCCACAAG CTAACAGGCCTCACCTCTTCCATTTCGGAGATGATCCTTGGACATCTTTTCAGCCAG GAGGAGCTGTCTGGAAATTCTGAGTTGATACAAAAGTACAGGAATATCATTACACATGCACCCAACCTGGACAACATCGAACTGTACTGGAACAGCTACAACAA CCGCCGAGACCTGAACCTTGAGCGTGGAGGTGCTGTCACCCTCAA GTGCCCCGTGATGCTGGTGGTAGGAGATCAAGCACCCCATGAAGACGCAGTG GTGGAGTGTAACTCAAAGTTGGACCCCACCCAGACCTCTTTTCTCAAG ATGGCCGACTCTGGAGGTCAGCCCCAGCTGACTCAG CCAGGCAAGCTGACCGAGGCCTTCAAGTACTTCCTGCAAGGCATGGGCTACA TGGCCTCATCCTGCATGACTCGCCTGTCACGATCGCGCACAGCCTCCCTGACCAGTGCAGCGTCCATTGATGGCAACCGGTCCCGCTCTCGCACCCTGTCCCAGAGCAGCGAGTCTGGGACTCTCCCTTCAGGGCCCCCGGGGCATACCATGGAGGTCTCCTGTTGA
- the NDRG2 gene encoding protein NDRG2 isoform X2 — protein sequence MAELQEVQITEEKPLLPGQTPEAAKTHSVETPYGSVTFTVYGTPKPKRPAILTYHDVGLNYKSCFQSLFQFGDMQEIIQNFVRVHVDAPGMEEGAPVFPLGYQYPSLDQLADMIPCILQYLNFSAIIGVGVGAGAYVLSRYALTHPDTVEGLVLINIDPNAKGWMDWAAHKLTGLTSSISEMILGHLFSQEELSGNSELIQKYRNIITHAPNLDNIELYWNSYNNRRDLNLERGGAVTLKCPVMLVVGDQAPHEDAVVECNSKLDPTQTSFLKMADSGGQPQLTQPGKLTEAFKYFLQGMGYMASSCMTRLSRSRTASLTSAASIDGNRSRSRTLSQSSESGTLPSGPPGHTMEVSC from the exons ATGGCGGAGCTGCAGGAGGTGCAGATCACCGAGGAGAAGCCGCTGTTGCCAGGGCAGACGCCCGAGGCGGCCAAG ACTCACTCTGTGGAGACACCTTATGGCTCTGTCACTTTTACTGTCTATGGCACCCCCAAACCCAAACGCCCAGCGATACTCACCTACCACGATGTGGGACTCAACT ATAAATCTTGCTTCCAGTCGCTGTTTCAGTTCGGGGATATGCAGGAAATCATTCAGAACTTCGTGCGGGTTCATGTGGATGCCCCTGGAATGGAAGAGGGGGCTCCTGTGTTCCCTTTGGG atACCAGTACCCATCTCTGGACCAGCTTGCGGACATGATCCCTTGCATCCTGCAGTACTTAAA TTTCTCCGCAATAATTGGAGTTGGTGTTGGAGCTGGAGCCTACGTCCTGTCACGATATGCt CTTACCCACCCGGATACGGTCGAGGGTCTTGTCCTCATCAACATTGATCCCAACGCCAAGGGTTGGATGGATTGGGCAGCCCACAAG CTAACAGGCCTCACCTCTTCCATTTCGGAGATGATCCTTGGACATCTTTTCAGCCAG GAGGAGCTGTCTGGAAATTCTGAGTTGATACAAAAGTACAGGAATATCATTACACATGCACCCAACCTGGACAACATCGAACTGTACTGGAACAGCTACAACAA CCGCCGAGACCTGAACCTTGAGCGTGGAGGTGCTGTCACCCTCAA GTGCCCCGTGATGCTGGTGGTAGGAGATCAAGCACCCCATGAAGACGCAGTG GTGGAGTGTAACTCAAAGTTGGACCCCACCCAGACCTCTTTTCTCAAG ATGGCCGACTCTGGAGGTCAGCCCCAGCTGACTCAG CCAGGCAAGCTGACCGAGGCCTTCAAGTACTTCCTGCAAGGCATGGGCTACA TGGCCTCATCCTGCATGACTCGCCTGTCACGATCGCGCACAGCCTCCCTGACCAGTGCAGCGTCCATTGATGGCAACCGGTCCCGCTCTCGCACCCTGTCCCAGAGCAGCGAGTCTGGGACTCTCCCTTCAGGGCCCCCGGGGCATACCATGGAGGTCTCCTGTTGA